From a region of the Balaenoptera acutorostrata chromosome 14, mBalAcu1.1, whole genome shotgun sequence genome:
- the FAM229B gene encoding protein FAM229B — MPFRFGIQPRRFPMEGGDPSVGLEPGLSSNASCNGKEMLPSRQLRRCPGNHCLTITDVPITVFATMRKPPAQSSKEMHPK, encoded by the exons ATGCCTTTTCGGTTTGGGATCCAGCCAAGGAGGTTTCCAATGGAAGGGGGAGACCCTTCAGTTGGGCTGGAGCCTGGGCTGAGCTCCAATGCTTCCTGTAACGGGAAAGAGATGTTACCAAGCAG GCAACTCCGAAGATGCCCTGGAAATCATTGCCTGACAATAACTGATGTTCCCATCACTGTCTTTGCAACAATGCGAAAGCCACCTGCACAAAGCAGCAAGGAAATGCATCCTAAATAG